The Marivivens sp. LCG002 genome contains a region encoding:
- a CDS encoding ABC transporter ATP-binding protein — protein sequence MTKSANDGAFVEFERVQKSYDGETLVVKDLNLTMPKGEFLTMLGPSGSGKTTCLMMLAGFETATHGEIRLDGVSINNIPPHKRGIGMVFQNYALFPHMTVAENLAFPLEVRKLGKSEREEKVKRALDMVQMGSFGGRRPAQLSGGQQQRIALARALVFEPELVLMDEPLGALDKQLREHMQFEITRIAHNLGITTVYVTHDQTEALTMSDRVAVFNDGRIQQLAPPDELYEAPQNSFVAQFIGENNTLNGVIQSISGDRCTVQLDSGDVIDAKPVNVSKVGDRTQVSIRPERVEINKDRLSKDAHTLKAEVLEFIYMGDIFRTRLRVAGTEDFVIKTRNAPDQVRLQPGQQIEIGWLAEDCRALDA from the coding sequence TTGACCAAATCCGCTAACGACGGTGCGTTCGTCGAATTCGAACGGGTTCAAAAGAGCTATGACGGGGAAACGCTCGTTGTAAAAGATCTCAATCTTACCATGCCCAAGGGCGAGTTTTTGACCATGCTTGGGCCGTCGGGCTCTGGCAAGACGACTTGCCTTATGATGCTTGCTGGGTTCGAGACTGCCACCCACGGGGAAATCCGTCTGGACGGTGTTTCGATCAACAACATCCCGCCGCACAAGCGCGGCATCGGTATGGTGTTCCAAAACTACGCTCTTTTCCCGCATATGACTGTTGCAGAGAACCTCGCGTTCCCGCTCGAGGTCCGTAAGTTGGGCAAGTCCGAGCGTGAAGAAAAGGTAAAACGCGCACTCGATATGGTGCAGATGGGGTCCTTCGGGGGACGCCGTCCTGCCCAGCTCTCGGGTGGTCAGCAGCAGCGTATCGCTCTCGCCCGCGCCCTTGTGTTCGAGCCCGAGCTTGTGCTCATGGATGAACCTCTGGGTGCTTTGGACAAGCAGCTCCGCGAACATATGCAGTTCGAGATTACGCGCATTGCCCACAATCTCGGGATCACCACTGTTTACGTGACGCACGACCAGACCGAAGCTTTGACGATGTCTGACCGTGTCGCCGTATTCAACGATGGCCGCATCCAGCAGCTTGCTCCGCCGGACGAGCTTTATGAAGCGCCGCAGAATTCCTTCGTTGCGCAGTTCATCGGCGAAAACAACACTTTGAACGGTGTTATTCAGTCGATCAGCGGCGACCGCTGCACGGTGCAGCTCGATAGCGGCGACGTCATCGATGCAAAGCCTGTCAACGTGAGCAAGGTCGGGGATCGCACTCAGGTGTCGATCCGTCCCGAGCGCGTCGAAATCAACAAAGACCGCCTCAGCAAGGATGCCCATACGCTCAAAGCCGAAGTGCTCGAGTTCATCTATATGGGCGACATTTTCCGCACCCGTCTGCGCGTTGCGGGAACCGAGGATTTTGTCATCAAGACACGCAACGCACCCGATCAGGTGCGTTTGCAGCCGGGTCAGCAGATCGAAATCGGCTGGCTTGCAGAAGATTG